The following is a genomic window from Elusimicrobiaceae bacterium.
TCGCTGTTTTCCGCGGGCCTGAAACAGATCGTGGTTGACATGATCAACAACAACATGGTGGACGCGATCGTTTCGACCGGAGCAAATATCGTTGATCAGGATTTCTTTGAAGGGCTCGGCTTCAAGCATTATAAAGGCCAGTCCCGGGGGCTGGATGACCAGTGGCTGCGAAAGCTTGAAATTGACCGCATCTACGACACCTTTATTGACGAAGAAGAACTGCGCGTGTGCGACGAAACCATGCACCAGATCTCCAACGGCCTCGAGCACCGCCCCTATTCCTCCCGCGAAATAATCAGGGAGATGGGCCGTTATCTGGACCGGCACGGCAAGGAGAAAAACTGCGTGGTTCTCGCGGCCTACAAAAAAGGCGTGCCTGTTTTCGTGCCCGCGTTTTCCGACTGTTCCGCGGGATTTGGCGTGGTGCTGCACCAGTGGAAGAACGGCAAAAGCCACATGTCCATAGATTCCGCCAAGGATTTTCTTGAGCTTACGCTGCTTAAAATCAAGGCCGGCGAAACGGGCCTGCTGATGATCGGCGGCGGCGTGCCGAAGAATTTCGCGCAGGACACCGTAGTCTGCGCCGACGTGCTGGGCGCGGAGGTTCCGATGCACAAATACGCGGTGCAGGTTACCGTGGCCGACGAGCGCGACGGCGCGCTGTCCGGCTCCACGCTCAAGGAAGCCTGTTCCTGGGGCAAGGTGGACACCGTGCATGAGCAGATGGTTTATTCCGAAGCCACTCTCGCCATGCCGCTTATCGTGGGTTACGCTTACCACAAGAAAGGCTGGAAGGCCCGCAAACCGCGCAATTTTTCCGGGTATCTTGACAGGGAAGACGCCAGAACCCGCGGTGTGGCGCTGAAAAAAAGCCGGTAATTCCGTTTATAAAAGGAGAACGACAGTGAAAAAATTGATCGCATTTGTTTCATTGCTGGCGCTGCCGGCGGGCGCTTTCGCGTATTTCAACGGCGGCGCGTCGGCGGTGACGGGGTCGGACGATTACCAGAGCTACCGGTTCTTCGGGGAACTGGGCACCGGGGGCGGGCTTTCGCTCCGTCCCACGATAGACACGTTCAAGGACAAATATGTGTCCGACACGATGCTCAACTACGGCCTGCGCGCCGGGCTGGACAAAGACACTTACGGCGTGGGTTTGAAAGGCTCTCTGGTGCCGGAAAAGAACGGTTATGAACGCACCGGCCTGGCGGCCGACGTGACTTTTTCGCTCACCCCGTCCAACTCCGACAGCGGCCGGCTGGCCGGACCCCGGTCGGGAGGGGCAGGCGCGAAATCCGCCAAAGGCGTGACCCGGATAGACGTGGGCGGCTCGCTTTCCTATTACCGGCACAAATTCAGCGGGACGGGCGTGTCCTACGAAAATAACGAAACCGACATGTCCCTGTTCGCGGGAGCGCAGATTCTGGGCACCGTGCTCAGCGGCACTTACCTGAAAAACCTCGGCTACAGCAAGGATATTGACGCGGCCTGCCAGCCTTATATGGACGAGGAGCCCGGGCTGATGACTTTCGAGCGCGGCTATATTGACCAGAGCTGGAACGTGCGGCTGGACTGGGGAATGCTGCCGGTCGTGACGCCGTATCTTTCCTATACTTACACGAAATACAAAAACACTTTCGACAGTTCCAAAACCTATCTGCTGGGCGCGTCCACAAGCCTTAATATGGTCAATATCTACGCCAATTACCAGATATTCGATCCGGGTTCGTCGGGCGATAACCGCACCGCGATGTCTTTGGGCGCCGGCCTGGCGTTCTGATCCGGTTCAGACCTTTCCTCCGGGGGGGCAGGGCCCGGAGGATACCGGCCCCGTCGCGCCGCCGGGTCGTGATTCCCGGCGTTCCGTT
Proteins encoded in this region:
- a CDS encoding deoxyhypusine synthase, whose protein sequence is MATPKKSDLLKDVIKHIDIKKHNVVPLVEAMNEMAFSARDLARAARIYDMMLKDKGSSVILCLAGSLFSAGLKQIVVDMINNNMVDAIVSTGANIVDQDFFEGLGFKHYKGQSRGLDDQWLRKLEIDRIYDTFIDEEELRVCDETMHQISNGLEHRPYSSREIIREMGRYLDRHGKEKNCVVLAAYKKGVPVFVPAFSDCSAGFGVVLHQWKNGKSHMSIDSAKDFLELTLLKIKAGETGLLMIGGGVPKNFAQDTVVCADVLGAEVPMHKYAVQVTVADERDGALSGSTLKEACSWGKVDTVHEQMVYSEATLAMPLIVGYAYHKKGWKARKPRNFSGYLDREDARTRGVALKKSR